A genomic region of Chloroflexota bacterium contains the following coding sequences:
- a CDS encoding GAF domain-containing protein, protein MTQRTRKPTLKNRVEALEAERHQTQRALDALYRIGLACRGQQDSFELLRTIYQELQTVWNFDACFIALSDQYDDSAYRIAMLADEGVIEFSEHDPIGPLTGYLIRQRQPLLFRDLAIERETIGLPRLLQFGSDKLSRGWMGVPLVIGTSALGVISLQSYTVGAFDETDLDLLTRIANSMAVALENALLSHRQAELTSSLERQIELRNADLFVISDIAAMLTQQLPLTEMFGLALDFMLELMHLNAGVVCSLSGSELQPIVQRGMQNGSLPESFAPLDSIFGIAISSNSAIVDNHTHSKYWQMAQLSHLGTTLAIPLRRHETVIGVLMVGQTEQRAFKTEEVELLQVVSNQLALALEHGNILAQQRRQIAELEALSAISTATVRALNLSTLLHQLNDAIRSFLPVDVFYMAIYDPERQLLTDSIAIEDENEATYLSEESMPRKGSFTDWVLSKCEPLFLRHVSRDIRHYPTIIRRTVKGSPSESWLGVPMLDANRRPLGVIAIQNYRPYAFSDRDRFFMQSVASQVSLHVLNVQLYQQRERQLAELNALQRISSLLSSTLEIEAMLRAIDAVLTEFLHIDGFFVMLNHPQSHMVEAVYALNREGEGDFRWMIGLIPPEHTPTWEVLHTRKPLRFGDISNETSTEVAPEDNEVRISSDRTKAWLGVPLNDQTANVIGLIAIQSFQANVFSNRDEQFMAQVGQQLTLAIQNARLFAQRERQLAELNTLKLVGELLNRTMEIHEMFRGLNPLLTSFLKIDGFYILLNNPQTYVIEDLCVVERGELLDYGSMIGTSLPQNTPTAWILRNAKALRFNNTITDIPKLYPELKTVQVNDEVALSWLGTPLINHRGEVLGAITTQSMNASHFSESDEQFMLQVAHQLGLAIQNARSFAQRERQLAELDAQQGITQLVTSTLDLYEMLRSMDLVLRSFLNADAFQVVIGNADRVETAVVLEEGKEVETAVIGHPLPEGSLTRWTYLHVKPLRMNDIYRDWALYPDLQEPPIPTNSGFMHSWLSVPLIASDQPLGVLAVRATRPAAFGSSDEQFLFNVGRQLALSVRNARLYAAEQTAHRTAETMREIARVLNTTFNPDEVLDLILRELRKVITFDSTSVMLPSNNLLRIVARQAQDEQLAVEWRELTFPLDQTSGAGRVMLSGQPLVVPDTISDPQWTRSPMPSVVRSWIGVPLISKGVVLGVLNINSLQPNAFTQSDTDLAMTFANQAATALEHARLYQESVTRVEQELEIARQIQSNLFPRSLPVAQGVELAALCLPARETGGDFYEVTELRDGRWALMVGDASGKSIPGAMLMAVARSVVRSEAWDHEIPQIVMQETNRWVTMDIPRHTFVALAYATFDTVEHSLALANAGQLDPIIRRANGDLEYATAPGPHFPLGIMANTPYETASYQLEPNDMVLFYTDGVVESKNTSGEMWGFDRFETLLREQDHSLTSAEWVNLVINEINQFIGEHPQHDDITLVALKVAGA, encoded by the coding sequence ATGACCCAACGTACTCGTAAACCCACGCTGAAAAATCGGGTAGAAGCCCTTGAGGCTGAACGCCATCAAACCCAACGTGCTCTCGATGCGCTCTATCGCATTGGGCTAGCTTGTCGTGGGCAGCAGGATTCGTTCGAGTTGTTGCGCACCATTTATCAAGAATTGCAGACAGTTTGGAATTTTGATGCCTGTTTTATCGCCCTCTCCGACCAATACGACGATAGCGCGTATCGCATCGCGATGTTGGCCGATGAGGGCGTTATTGAATTTAGCGAACATGATCCAATCGGCCCGCTGACTGGCTATCTGATTCGCCAACGCCAGCCCTTGCTCTTTCGTGATTTGGCGATTGAACGTGAGACGATTGGCTTACCCCGCCTTTTGCAATTTGGCAGCGATAAGCTTTCGCGTGGCTGGATGGGCGTACCATTAGTTATTGGTACATCGGCTTTGGGCGTGATTTCATTGCAAAGTTACACCGTCGGCGCATTCGATGAGACAGATCTTGATCTGCTGACACGGATTGCTAATTCGATGGCGGTGGCGCTGGAAAATGCCCTGCTCTCGCATCGTCAGGCTGAATTAACTAGCTCGTTGGAACGTCAAATCGAGCTGCGTAACGCCGATCTATTTGTGATTAGCGATATTGCGGCGATGTTGACTCAGCAATTGCCATTGACTGAGATGTTTGGCCTGGCACTCGATTTTATGCTGGAGTTGATGCATCTCAATGCTGGCGTGGTGTGTTCGTTGAGCGGGAGCGAACTTCAGCCAATTGTTCAGCGTGGCATGCAAAATGGCAGCCTGCCTGAATCGTTCGCGCCGCTTGATTCAATTTTTGGGATTGCAATCAGTAGCAATTCGGCGATTGTCGATAATCATACCCACTCCAAATATTGGCAAATGGCTCAACTCAGCCATCTCGGCACAACCCTCGCCATCCCTTTGCGCCGCCATGAAACCGTGATCGGTGTCTTGATGGTTGGCCAAACTGAGCAACGCGCCTTCAAAACTGAAGAAGTTGAGTTGTTGCAAGTGGTCAGCAATCAATTGGCTTTGGCCTTGGAGCATGGCAATATTTTGGCTCAACAACGTCGCCAAATTGCTGAGCTAGAGGCCTTGAGCGCGATCAGTACGGCAACGGTTCGGGCACTCAATCTCTCAACTTTGCTGCATCAGTTAAATGATGCAATTCGCTCGTTCTTGCCAGTCGATGTGTTTTATATGGCAATTTACGACCCTGAACGCCAATTATTGACTGATAGTATTGCAATTGAGGACGAGAATGAGGCGACGTATCTGAGCGAAGAGTCGATGCCGCGCAAAGGTTCGTTTACTGATTGGGTGCTGAGCAAATGTGAACCATTGTTTTTGCGCCATGTTTCACGCGATATTCGCCATTATCCAACGATTATTCGGCGCACAGTCAAAGGCTCGCCCTCGGAAAGTTGGCTAGGCGTGCCAATGCTCGATGCCAATCGCCGTCCCTTGGGCGTGATCGCGATTCAAAATTATCGCCCGTATGCGTTCAGTGATCGCGATCGCTTTTTTATGCAATCGGTCGCCAGCCAAGTTAGCTTGCATGTGTTGAATGTGCAGTTGTATCAGCAGCGCGAACGTCAATTGGCTGAACTGAATGCCTTGCAACGGATCAGCAGTTTGCTCAGCTCAACCCTCGAAATTGAGGCCATGCTGCGGGCAATCGATGCTGTGCTAACTGAATTTTTGCATATCGATGGCTTTTTTGTGATGCTCAATCATCCCCAAAGCCACATGGTCGAAGCAGTTTATGCCTTGAATCGTGAGGGTGAGGGTGATTTTCGTTGGATGATCGGCCTGATTCCGCCTGAGCACACGCCAACTTGGGAAGTGCTGCACACCCGCAAACCGTTGCGTTTTGGCGATATTTCAAATGAAACCTCGACTGAAGTTGCTCCTGAAGATAACGAAGTGCGCATTTCGTCGGATCGGACGAAGGCTTGGCTGGGCGTGCCGCTCAATGATCAAACTGCCAATGTGATTGGGTTAATTGCAATTCAAAGTTTTCAAGCCAATGTGTTTAGCAATCGCGATGAGCAATTTATGGCCCAAGTCGGCCAACAACTGACCTTGGCGATTCAAAATGCGCGGCTGTTTGCCCAACGCGAACGCCAATTGGCCGAACTCAATACCTTGAAATTAGTTGGCGAATTGCTCAATCGCACTATGGAAATTCACGAGATGTTCCGTGGTTTGAACCCATTATTGACTTCGTTTCTCAAAATCGATGGCTTTTATATCTTATTAAACAACCCCCAAACCTATGTCATTGAAGATTTATGCGTGGTTGAACGTGGTGAGTTGCTTGATTATGGCTCGATGATCGGCACATCGTTGCCGCAAAATACGCCGACAGCTTGGATTTTGCGCAATGCTAAAGCGCTGCGTTTTAACAATACAATTACCGATATTCCCAAACTGTATCCCGAGTTGAAAACGGTGCAGGTCAATGATGAAGTGGCCTTGTCGTGGCTTGGCACACCCTTGATCAACCACCGTGGCGAGGTTTTGGGCGCGATCACCACGCAATCGATGAATGCCAGCCATTTCAGCGAGAGCGATGAGCAATTTATGCTGCAAGTGGCGCATCAATTGGGTTTGGCAATTCAAAATGCCCGTTCATTTGCCCAACGTGAACGCCAGTTGGCTGAGCTTGATGCCCAACAAGGCATCACCCAATTGGTCACGTCGACCCTTGATTTATATGAAATGCTGCGCTCGATGGATTTGGTGTTGCGCAGTTTTCTGAATGCCGATGCCTTCCAAGTAGTGATTGGCAACGCTGATCGGGTTGAAACGGCGGTGGTTTTAGAAGAAGGCAAGGAAGTTGAAACGGCAGTGATTGGCCATCCTTTGCCCGAAGGCTCGCTGACGCGCTGGACCTATCTGCATGTCAAGCCGCTGCGCATGAACGATATTTATCGCGATTGGGCGCTTTATCCCGATTTGCAGGAGCCGCCGATTCCGACCAACTCTGGGTTTATGCACTCGTGGCTGAGTGTCCCGCTGATCGCCTCGGATCAGCCGTTGGGCGTGCTGGCAGTGCGGGCAACGCGACCAGCAGCCTTTGGTTCGAGCGATGAACAATTTTTGTTTAATGTGGGTCGTCAGCTGGCGCTGAGTGTGCGCAATGCCCGCTTGTATGCCGCCGAACAAACTGCTCACCGCACTGCCGAAACCATGCGCGAAATTGCCCGTGTGCTCAACACCACCTTCAATCCCGATGAAGTGCTCGATTTGATTTTGCGTGAATTGCGCAAAGTAATTACCTTCGACTCAACCTCGGTCATGCTCCCATCGAATAATTTGCTGCGAATTGTCGCACGCCAAGCCCAAGATGAGCAGTTAGCGGTCGAATGGCGTGAATTGACCTTCCCGCTTGATCAGACTAGTGGTGCAGGACGGGTGATGTTGAGCGGTCAGCCGTTGGTGGTTCCCGATACCATCAGCGATCCGCAATGGACGCGCTCGCCGATGCCAAGTGTGGTGCGTTCGTGGATTGGCGTGCCCTTGATCAGCAAGGGTGTGGTGTTGGGCGTGCTGAATATTAATTCGTTACAACCCAACGCCTTTACTCAAAGCGATACCGATTTGGCGATGACCTTCGCCAACCAAGCAGCAACAGCGCTTGAGCATGCGCGGCTCTACCAAGAATCAGTTACGCGGGTTGAACAAGAATTAGAAATTGCCCGCCAAATTCAGAGCAACTTGTTCCCGCGCAGCCTGCCTGTAGCCCAAGGCGTGGAGTTGGCGGCCTTGTGTTTGCCAGCCCGCGAAACTGGTGGCGATTTCTACGAGGTAACCGAGTTGCGTGATGGTCGCTGGGCTTTGATGGTCGGCGATGCGTCGGGCAAGAGCATTCCTGGGGCAATGTTGATGGCGGTGGCGCGGTCGGTCGTGCGCTCGGAAGCGTGGGATCACGAGATACCGCAAATTGTGATGCAGGAAACCAATCGCTGGGTAACCATGGATATTCCACGCCATACCTTTGTGGCCTTGGCCTATGCGACCTTTGATACGGTTGAGCATAGTTTGGCCTTGGCGAATGCTGGCCAACTTGACCCAATTATTCGCCGCGCCAATGGCGATTTGGAATATGCAACCGCGCCTGGCCCACACTTTCCGCTGGGCATTATGGCCAATACACCCTATGAAACGGCCAGCTATCAGCTTGAACCCAACGATATGGTGCTGTTTTACACCGATGGCGTGGTTGAATCGAAGAATACCAGCGGCGAGATGTGGGGTTTCGATCGCTTTGAGACCTTGCTGCGCGAACAAGACCATAGCCTGACCAGCGCTGAATGGGTGAATTTG
- a CDS encoding class II aldolase/adducin family protein, whose translation MNSDYELQARHEMVQIGRWLYERGWTPSYSGNFSLLLDEQRILTTPTGYCKGLLQPDDLIIVDRQGVPLDPQTPLPSSELLMHLAVYAVRPDVRACVHAHPPRTIACSIAGIELTQPLLEDIILTLGKIPTVPYARTGTAALGEAIKPFICDHDAVVLDHHGSLTVATSLTKAFHRTEQVEQAATIISTALSMGRLQPLAPEHVADLLAARRARGGNPKAEPTISNG comes from the coding sequence ATGAATTCTGACTACGAGTTACAAGCTCGCCATGAGATGGTGCAAATTGGCCGCTGGCTCTATGAACGCGGCTGGACTCCTTCATATAGCGGCAATTTTTCGCTATTGCTCGATGAGCAACGTATTTTGACCACGCCCACGGGCTATTGCAAAGGTCTGCTTCAGCCCGACGATTTAATTATCGTTGATCGTCAGGGAGTCCCGCTCGACCCACAGACCCCCTTACCTTCGAGTGAATTGTTGATGCACTTGGCGGTCTATGCGGTGCGCCCCGATGTTCGCGCTTGTGTCCATGCGCATCCACCACGAACGATAGCCTGTAGTATTGCTGGTATCGAGCTGACCCAGCCACTTTTAGAGGATATTATTCTGACCTTGGGCAAAATTCCCACTGTGCCCTATGCTCGCACTGGTACGGCAGCGCTAGGCGAGGCAATCAAGCCGTTTATTTGTGATCACGATGCGGTGGTGTTAGACCACCATGGTTCGTTGACCGTTGCTACTAGCCTGACCAAAGCTTTTCATCGGACTGAGCAGGTCGAACAAGCCGCTACAATTATTTCGACCGCCTTGAGCATGGGTCGCTTGCAACCCTTGGCTCCTGAACACGTAGCGGATTTGTTGGCGGCACGGCGTGCTCGTGGTGGTAATCCAAAGGCTGAGCCTACGATCAGCAATGGTTAA
- a CDS encoding STAS domain-containing protein: MDQPERPEQPTPPASTNQSRLSREDRALIRTIGSTLRKVIQGEAAEHLVLDRRDELGILANMVNRVSKELALSREQDQKHLAELEARLAELKAARETEERLLYTIDEISTPILNIFTNVVLMPLIGAIDSNRAQRMIALLLEHVVRTRASVVILDITAVSLIDTQVANVLIRAAQSCNLLGAGVILCGMTPDVAQVVVSLGIDLSIFQTTSDLQEALSTALRTLKYRIQPM; the protein is encoded by the coding sequence ATGGATCAACCAGAGCGCCCAGAGCAACCAACGCCTCCAGCATCGACCAACCAATCACGACTTTCACGTGAAGATCGGGCGCTAATTCGCACGATTGGCAGTACGTTGCGTAAAGTTATTCAAGGCGAGGCTGCTGAACACCTTGTGCTTGATCGTCGCGATGAACTCGGAATTTTGGCCAATATGGTCAATCGGGTCAGCAAAGAGCTTGCGCTCTCCCGCGAACAGGATCAAAAACACCTAGCAGAGCTTGAGGCTCGGCTAGCCGAGTTGAAGGCAGCCCGCGAAACCGAAGAACGGCTGCTGTATACGATTGATGAAATTTCAACCCCAATTCTTAATATTTTTACCAACGTGGTGTTGATGCCATTGATCGGTGCAATCGATAGCAACCGCGCTCAACGCATGATTGCGCTCTTGTTGGAGCACGTCGTGCGCACGCGAGCAAGTGTCGTGATTTTGGATATTACGGCGGTTTCATTAATTGATACCCAAGTGGCCAATGTGCTGATTCGGGCAGCGCAATCGTGTAATTTACTTGGTGCTGGCGTTATTTTATGTGGCATGACCCCTGATGTTGCCCAAGTTGTCGTAAGCCTTGGGATTGATCTTTCGATTTTTCAAACCACCAGCGATTTACAAGAAGCACTCTCGACAGCCCTGCGTACCCTCAAGTACCGTATTCAGCCTATGTAA
- a CDS encoding FAD-binding protein, translating into MTQLSRRTFLKSLVAGAVVVGFDRATSSWVTSAHAAEQLAPNFPTFDGVLYTDAATRAEAADDYGHIIHRTPNAVLKPGSVNDIVRLVRFAKNNNIKISGRGQGHSTYGQPQIQGGVVIDMSTMNTIHEIGRDYVIADAGLKWHQLLDSTLAEGLTPPVMTDYIELSIGGTLSVGGIGGASHQHGVQIDNVIELTVVTGEGNLETCSKNRNKDLFESVLGGLGQFAIIVRAKLKLIRAETHARVFNLFYDDIETFTGDQTRLIRDGRFDYVEGQVVPKAGGGWNFMLEAVSYYSGNKLPNNTRLLRNLSYNQGTEVISDTTYFAFLNRLEATEAFLRSIGVWFLPHPWFDVFVKSRHVNQYVGDILETLTLDDTGQGPILLYPVKTNKFTKPFFRVPDGEIVFLFDILRTAPNIPEVINAMMASNRELFETNRDLGGNRYAIGAIEFSQADWQQHFGNVWNDFRRAKNRYDPCNILGGGQGIF; encoded by the coding sequence ATGACGCAACTTAGCCGCCGTACATTCTTGAAAAGTCTCGTTGCAGGTGCTGTGGTAGTTGGTTTTGACCGTGCTACTAGTTCGTGGGTCACTTCAGCCCACGCCGCCGAGCAACTCGCGCCAAATTTCCCAACGTTCGATGGTGTGCTCTACACCGATGCCGCCACCCGGGCCGAAGCAGCCGATGATTATGGTCATATTATTCACCGTACTCCCAATGCTGTGCTCAAACCTGGCTCAGTCAATGATATTGTGCGCCTCGTTCGCTTTGCCAAAAATAACAATATTAAAATCTCAGGTCGTGGTCAAGGTCACTCCACTTATGGTCAGCCCCAAATTCAAGGTGGGGTGGTGATCGATATGAGTACCATGAACACGATTCATGAAATTGGCCGCGATTATGTCATTGCTGATGCTGGCTTGAAATGGCATCAACTGCTTGATAGCACCTTGGCCGAAGGCCTAACCCCACCCGTAATGACCGATTATATTGAGCTATCAATCGGTGGCACATTAAGCGTCGGCGGGATTGGCGGAGCCAGCCATCAACATGGCGTGCAAATCGACAACGTAATTGAATTGACAGTCGTCACCGGCGAAGGTAACTTAGAAACCTGTTCAAAAAACCGCAACAAAGATTTATTTGAATCGGTGCTTGGTGGCTTGGGCCAATTTGCTATTATCGTGCGAGCTAAGCTCAAATTGATTCGCGCCGAAACCCATGCCCGTGTGTTCAACTTGTTCTACGACGATATCGAAACCTTTACTGGCGATCAAACCCGCTTGATTCGCGATGGTCGTTTCGATTATGTTGAAGGCCAAGTTGTGCCCAAGGCTGGTGGTGGCTGGAACTTTATGCTCGAAGCAGTAAGCTATTATTCAGGCAATAAGTTGCCCAATAACACCCGCTTGTTGCGCAATTTGAGCTACAACCAAGGCACTGAAGTTATCTCAGATACGACCTATTTCGCTTTCTTGAACCGCTTGGAAGCAACTGAAGCCTTCTTGCGCTCAATTGGCGTTTGGTTCTTGCCACACCCATGGTTCGATGTGTTCGTCAAGAGCCGCCACGTCAACCAATACGTTGGCGATATCTTGGAAACCTTGACCCTCGACGATACTGGCCAAGGCCCAATCTTGCTTTACCCAGTCAAGACCAATAAATTTACCAAGCCATTCTTCCGCGTACCCGATGGCGAAATCGTCTTCTTGTTTGATATTTTGCGCACCGCGCCAAATATTCCCGAAGTGATCAACGCTATGATGGCTAGCAACCGCGAGTTGTTTGAAACCAACCGTGATCTTGGTGGCAACCGCTACGCAATTGGGGCAATCGAATTCAGCCAAGCTGACTGGCAACAACACTTTGGCAATGTCTGGAACGACTTCCGCCGTGCCAAGAACCGCTACGATCCTTGCAATATCCTTGGTGGGGGCCAAGGCATATTCTAA